The following DNA comes from Vicia villosa cultivar HV-30 ecotype Madison, WI unplaced genomic scaffold, Vvil1.0 ctg.001422F_1_1_3, whole genome shotgun sequence.
TGGTGCGTAAGAAACTCATGGTGAGatgttttcattttattattgtttCTATTTTCCTAAACTTTAGAAGGAAGTAAGCTGTCACCCCATGTTCCTATATTTTGGGAATAGTGAtagtgttttatttttaaattcaaaatactaTTAAGTGTACTGCTAAATGATAATCGAATTTCCTTTTCATAGTATTTCCTTCTTCAATTTTCTTACTTTTTTTCTGCCATAAACCTACAATCACCCACATCTTTGAATCGAACAAACTAAACAATTTTCCCCTCTTGGTTTAACTGGAGTACAAACTTCACTAACCGAATCAGTGAAAATCTTCCTCTAAGTTAACTCATAAACACCTCttagaaaatttgaaaaataatgttGTGTACCCTTCCGCCCCTCATAAGAAGAACTGAAATTTCAAccactaaacaaaaaaaaaaagtagttgGAAAATGGAAGCATCATGGTTTTCTTGATAGACAAGGACCAACAAACAATTTTCCATGTAAAATACAACCCAGCATTCTCAATTTTTTTCTTCAGGTTATTACGAAAATTATTACAAATCAACACTCCTACAAGTTTAGCTCAACAATCCCTAATGTGTTATTTCATTTGTACAATACTATTGCCACATGAAAACTTATCCAAAGTGAATAAAGTGCAATAATACCAAACTTCCCTCCAAATTATTTATCACAGAATATCATTCTCTTCaatcatgattttatatttttaatacgaACCTCTCGATTCTGTTGGTTATGAAGGGTTAGTTTTTCTTCTTCGAACATTCTTCCGTACACTTACAGCGGCTTCTTGGGTTTCGCCTTCATCTTTCTGTACTCGCTGCTCATTGTTAACAACAGCTTTTGATTTTGAAGTGTTGATTTGACTTCTCAACCGCAATATTTCACCCTTGGCAGAAGCCAATTCGTCTTCCAATTTCTTCCCTCTGCTCTCTAAAGTTTCTCTCTCTTTGCCAAGTCTAGTGATGAGGTTATGAGCATCTTCAATGTTTTCTTGAGCCTCCTTGCTTGCATTTCTTTGTTCTGAAAGGTACTGGGTAAGaacctctttctcattttcaaggcTAGAAATACGAGATTTAGACCCTTCTAGCTCTTTAGAAAGGATCACCGAATTTCGGTTCATCTCATCTAGTGATTTGGTAGCTTCCTCGAGATCCATTTCAATAGTTTTCTGTGACTCCTTGTCCTTCAAGACTTGCTTCTTCAAAGCTTGTAAATCTTTGTTCAACGAAGTAACTAACTTCTTTTCTTCCTTCAGATCCTCTGATGTCGCTTCAGCCTTTTTGTAGATCTCAATTAATTCTCGTTGTAGGGTGTCGCGGTTTTCAAGAGTGGCAGTTAGCTCATGGGATGTACTCTGCAGCTCTGCTTCTGCTTTCTTCAAATGTTCCTTTACAGTCGTAAGCTCGTTGGCCAGTTTTTCCGCCTCAAGATTCACATCATCAAGTTTCCGCTGTAGTGACTCCTTAACTTTGGTGAGCTCAGCTGAAAGGTTAGACACTTGAAGCGCAAGCTCTTGGCGCAGATTATTTGACTTATTTAGCTGTTTCTCCAGTTCGGAAGAGTCATTTCTTGAATTTTCAAGATTCTCCAGAGTGACTTGAAGTTCGTACTTCAAATTATTCACTTTTTTAGATTCATTCTGCAAAGACTCCTTTAAACCTTCTCGTTCTTGGGTCAAATCAGCGATGATTACCAGGTTTTTGCTCGATTCATTTAGGGCGAGTTCAAGTTTATCCGTTAGCTGATGAAGTTCGTCTTCCTTTTCTTTTAGAATCTTAGCATCCAAAACAGCCTTCTTTTCAGAAGTCAACTTTAGGTCATTGTATTCCTTCTCCAATACATCATATTCGCTCCTAAAGTTATTGTTCTCGAGAGTTAAGGCATCAACTCTCGAATTTAGTTCAATCACAATGGAATCCTTTCCTTCTAGTTTCTCTTGGCTTTTCAGTATTTCATCTTTCAACCCTTGAATATGCAAATGAGCATTGGATAATTCATCCTTGGTTTGGTCATAGGTAGTATTCAAATTCCTCAATTCCAACTCCTTATCTGCGAGCAATGAATTCAGATTCTGAACGGCTCGTTCTTTGTCCTTAAGGTCTTCACTTAGCAGATCAATTCTTTTCTGTAAAATTTCGATAGAATCTACCTTTTCTTTCAAATTGTTTTCAAGGTCTTTCTTATCTGTATCGGTCTTTGAAAGGTTAGTTTCAAGCCTGTCAATTTGAAGTTTCAGCTCGGCAATAAAACTTTTCTCGCTTTTTAGCTCCTTTCCCAAACTGGTGACGGTACTCTTTGCAGAATTTAGTTGGTCAATCAGTGCATTCTGCTCTTCTTTTGCCTTTCCAAGTAGCTTGGCTTGTTCCTCCTGTTCATTTGATAACTTCAATTCGTAATTCCTCTTCAACGAAACAATTTGCTCTTCTTTTTCCTTCAGTTTGTTGTTCATCTGTGCACATTGGCCagtaaaataaaatgtaaatacTATATCTTTCTTCGAAAAAGTACCATCTAAAATCAAACTAGATAAAAAACTGTTGTCGAGTAAAAATGTAAATTGGTCATTAAAAATGTAAGCAACTCTCAAAATAGTCCCACATCGTTTCAAATAGACAATACATCTGTTAGAATAGTCCTTCTACTAATTTTGACTGTTAAAGAC
Coding sequences within:
- the LOC131635095 gene encoding MAR-binding filament-like protein 1-1 isoform X2 → MGFVGAATSTSLHSPLLYPFLFPSSSSSRRHRNTNPRSPVVCCSRHQHDPVCNKRTFLFMGVAILPFLQFDTAPALEGVIPSPKESEVKIPEDKKQAETAPEMQKSSNSFVSLLNGIGIVSSGLLGALYALSQKEKSAAVATIETMNNKLKEKEEQIVSLKRNYELKLSNEQEEQAKLLGKAKEEQNALIDQLNSAKSTVTSLGKELKSEKSFIAELKLQIDRLETNLSKTDTDKKDLENNLKEKVDSIEILQKRIDLLSEDLKDKERAVQNLNSLLADKELELRNLNTTYDQTKDELSNAHLHIQGLKDEILKSQEKLEGKDSIVIELNSRVDALTLENNNFRSEYDVLEKEYNDLKLTSEKKAVLDAKILKEKEDELHQLTDKLELALNESSKNLVIIADLTQEREGLKESLQNESKKVNNLKYELQVTLENLENSRNDSSELEKQLNKSNNLRQELALQVSNLSAELTKVKESLQRKLDDVNLEAEKLANELTTVKEHLKKAEAELQSTSHELTATLENRDTLQRELIEIYKKAEATSEDLKEEKKLVTSLNKDLQALKKQVLKDKESQKTIEMDLEEATKSLDEMNRNSVILSKELEGSKSRISSLENEKEVLTQYLSEQRNASKEAQENIEDAHNLITRLGKERETLESRGKKLEDELASAKGEILRLRSQINTSKSKAVVNNEQRVQKDEGETQEAAVSVRKNVRRRKTNPS
- the LOC131635095 gene encoding MAR-binding filament-like protein 1-1 isoform X1 is translated as MGFVGAATSTSLHSPLLYPFLFPSSSSSRRHRNTNPRSPVVCCSRHQHDPVCNKRTFLFMGVAILPFLQFDTAPALEGVIPSPIFVFISSRIRRQRLPSSRDTVRSRRLRSIRRQRMLSDDVPLPTFSINVPLSDVVSPSSVSSSASANSEESEVKIPEDKKQAETAPEMQKSSNSFVSLLNGIGIVSSGLLGALYALSQKEKSAAVATIETMNNKLKEKEEQIVSLKRNYELKLSNEQEEQAKLLGKAKEEQNALIDQLNSAKSTVTSLGKELKSEKSFIAELKLQIDRLETNLSKTDTDKKDLENNLKEKVDSIEILQKRIDLLSEDLKDKERAVQNLNSLLADKELELRNLNTTYDQTKDELSNAHLHIQGLKDEILKSQEKLEGKDSIVIELNSRVDALTLENNNFRSEYDVLEKEYNDLKLTSEKKAVLDAKILKEKEDELHQLTDKLELALNESSKNLVIIADLTQEREGLKESLQNESKKVNNLKYELQVTLENLENSRNDSSELEKQLNKSNNLRQELALQVSNLSAELTKVKESLQRKLDDVNLEAEKLANELTTVKEHLKKAEAELQSTSHELTATLENRDTLQRELIEIYKKAEATSEDLKEEKKLVTSLNKDLQALKKQVLKDKESQKTIEMDLEEATKSLDEMNRNSVILSKELEGSKSRISSLENEKEVLTQYLSEQRNASKEAQENIEDAHNLITRLGKERETLESRGKKLEDELASAKGEILRLRSQINTSKSKAVVNNEQRVQKDEGETQEAAVSVRKNVRRRKTNPS